Proteins encoded within one genomic window of Tachysurus vachellii isolate PV-2020 chromosome 16, HZAU_Pvac_v1, whole genome shotgun sequence:
- the lamtor4 gene encoding ragulator complex protein LAMTOR4, translating into MKMTAALTQGLERIPGQLGYLVISEDGVLASSGELENDERTAGVIMQMVRTACRFRLHGTAEPPLKRLSVMFEDYVYTVTISGQKIFVVKRQNNQREPVTA; encoded by the exons ATGAAAATG ACTGCTGCACTGACTCAGGGTTTGGAGAGAATCCCGGGACAGCTTGGATATCTGGTGATCAGCGAAGACGGCGTGCTGGCC TCCTCAGGAGAGCTTGAGAATGATGAACGTACAGCAGGTGTGATCATGCAGATGGTCCGCACAGCATGTCGATTCAGGCTTCACGGCACAGCAGAGCCACCTCTTAAGCGCTTGTCAG TGATGTTTGAGGACTATGTTTACACAGTGACGATCTCTGgacaaaaaatatttgtagTGAAACGTCAGAACAACCAACGGGAACCTGTCACAGCCTAG
- the atp6v1f gene encoding V-type proton ATPase subunit F, with protein sequence MAGRGKLIAVIGDEDTCTGFLLGGIGELNKNRKPNFLVVEKDTSVTEIEETFKSFLTRNDIGIILINQFIAEMIRHAIDAHMQSIPAVLEIPSKEHPYDASKDSILRRAKGMFSAEDFR encoded by the exons ATGGCAGGACGGGGTAAATTAATCGCAGTTATAGGGGATGAAGACACGTGCACTGGTTTCCTTCTCGGAGGAATCGGTGAGCTGAACAAAAACCGCAAACCGAATTTCTTGGTGGTGGAGAAAGACACCAGTGTGACCGAGATAGAAGAGACATTTAA GAGTTTCCTGACTCGCAACGATATTGGTATCATCCTAATCAACCAATTCATTGCTGAGATGATCCGGCATGCAATAGATGCTCATATGCAGTCCATCCCTGCTGTATTGGAGATCCCCTCTAAAGAGCATCCTTATGATGCTTCCAAAGACTCAATCCTACGCAGGGCTAAGGGCATGTTCTCTGCTGAGGATTTCCGATAA